In Gemmatimonadaceae bacterium, one DNA window encodes the following:
- a CDS encoding Ku protein, whose translation MPARSIANATISFGLVSVPVNIYSSSESKASVSFNMLHNKCNSRLKQQYICPKDNEVVSRADTVKGYEFAKDQYVVLSTEELKALEEKATSTIDVLEFVPLAKVDREYLEKVYYLGPDKGGDRAYRLLAKALDESGRAALGQYAARGQQHLVLLRTLNGRLVMEQLHYADEIRPTDEVPVPDGEVKDQELKLAMMLIEQTASEEFEPSKYKDTVRERILETIQQKVDGQDITTQPAVVGGGDKVIDLMAALKASLAKAKSSEAEEEEEQPERKKKKAS comes from the coding sequence ATGCCAGCACGCTCGATTGCCAACGCCACGATTTCATTCGGGCTGGTTTCCGTGCCCGTCAACATCTATTCGTCCTCGGAGTCGAAGGCGAGCGTTTCGTTCAACATGCTGCACAACAAGTGCAACTCGCGTCTCAAGCAGCAGTATATCTGCCCCAAGGACAACGAAGTCGTCTCGCGCGCCGACACCGTCAAGGGTTATGAGTTCGCGAAAGATCAGTACGTCGTACTGTCTACAGAGGAGTTGAAGGCGCTCGAGGAGAAGGCAACCAGCACCATCGACGTACTCGAATTCGTTCCGCTCGCCAAGGTTGACCGTGAATATCTCGAAAAGGTCTACTACCTCGGCCCCGACAAGGGTGGGGATCGTGCGTACCGACTCCTCGCCAAGGCGCTCGACGAGTCAGGACGGGCAGCGCTGGGCCAATATGCTGCACGCGGGCAGCAGCACCTCGTGTTGTTGCGAACCCTGAACGGACGGCTGGTGATGGAGCAGCTTCACTATGCCGATGAAATCCGCCCCACCGATGAGGTTCCTGTTCCCGATGGCGAGGTAAAAGATCAGGAGCTCAAGCTTGCGATGATGCTGATCGAGCAGACGGCAAGCGAGGAATTCGAGCCGTCCAAGTACAAGGATACAGTGCGCGAGCGAATTCTCGAGACTATTCAGCAGAAGGTCGACGGGCAGGACATCACCACTCAGCCTGCCGTCGTCGGAGGCGGTGACAAGGTCATCGACCTGATGGCTGCACTGAAGGCGAGCCTTGCAAAAGCAAAGTCCAGCGAGGCCGAGGAGGAGGAAGAGCAACCCGAGCGTAAGAAGAAAAAGGCTTCCTGA
- a CDS encoding sigma-70 family RNA polymerase sigma factor translates to MPYSDSSRHDVLPMQMSDLINRTRRGEPAALAEVYGRYSESLMRLAWRLTGSADDAEDILHDVFVGLPEALRHYDERGSFEPWIKRIIARTALSAIRAKRRSRELSLDDHPLIESSERADSAADSAPIQRAIEALPESLRLVFVLKVMEGHSHAEISAMLGINRGTSEVRLHRAVRALRLALHSDHDDR, encoded by the coding sequence ATGCCTTATTCCGATTCCTCGCGTCACGACGTACTGCCGATGCAGATGAGCGACCTCATCAACCGTACCCGGAGGGGTGAACCGGCGGCACTAGCCGAAGTTTACGGACGCTACTCGGAATCGCTCATGCGGCTCGCGTGGCGTCTCACGGGGTCGGCCGACGACGCAGAAGATATTCTGCATGATGTTTTCGTGGGATTGCCCGAAGCATTGAGGCATTACGACGAGCGTGGGTCGTTCGAACCCTGGATCAAGCGAATCATTGCGAGAACAGCGCTCTCCGCGATCCGCGCCAAACGAAGATCCCGCGAGCTTTCGCTCGACGACCATCCGCTCATCGAGTCGAGCGAACGCGCCGATTCGGCTGCTGACTCTGCTCCGATCCAGCGGGCGATCGAAGCCCTTCCTGAATCTTTGAGACTCGTGTTCGTACTCAAGGTCATGGAGGGACACTCGCATGCAGAGATCTCGGCGATGCTTGGAATCAACCGCGGCACATCCGAGGTGCGGCTGCATCGCGCAGTACGCGCATTAAGGCTGGCGCTTCACTCCGACCACGACGACCGATGA
- a CDS encoding DUF72 domain-containing protein produces the protein MKLRSGTSGYSFKEWKGSFYPADIKAAGMLGFYATRFPTIEINNTFYRLPKEHVLLEWAHQVPEDFTFAIKASQRITHHARLKAESQPLVEYLIKNTAVLTERLGPILFQLPPNLKKDTERLKGFIGYLPPDRRYTIEFRHESWWDEDTFTALRDRDIAMCISEQAELRCPVVCTASWGYLRLHKLDYDQSGLEEWAKRVTAQKWNEAYVYFKHDEGAGSGPPAVESFVSAVSRSI, from the coding sequence ATGAAGCTGCGCTCCGGCACGAGCGGTTATTCGTTCAAGGAATGGAAGGGCAGCTTTTATCCCGCCGACATCAAAGCCGCCGGAATGCTCGGCTTTTACGCCACAAGGTTTCCGACGATCGAGATCAACAACACGTTCTACCGGCTGCCGAAAGAGCATGTGCTTCTCGAGTGGGCCCATCAGGTGCCCGAAGATTTCACGTTCGCAATCAAGGCCAGCCAGCGCATCACCCACCACGCGCGTCTCAAGGCCGAATCCCAGCCGCTGGTCGAATATCTGATCAAAAACACGGCGGTGCTCACGGAGCGGCTGGGCCCAATTCTGTTTCAGCTGCCGCCAAACCTCAAAAAAGACACTGAGAGGCTGAAGGGCTTCATCGGTTACCTGCCGCCAGACCGCCGGTACACGATCGAGTTCAGGCACGAAAGCTGGTGGGATGAGGACACCTTCACCGCACTTCGCGATCGGGATATCGCAATGTGTATTTCAGAGCAGGCGGAGCTCAGGTGTCCGGTGGTGTGCACCGCCTCATGGGGATACCTGAGATTGCACAAGCTTGACTATGATCAGTCAGGGCTCGAAGAATGGGCGAAGCGCGTGACGGCTCAGAAGTGGAACGAGGCATACGTTTACTTCAAGCACGACGAAGGCGCCGGCTCGGGACCGCCGGCGGTAGAGTCGTTCGTTTCAGCCGTATCGCGTTCTATCTGA
- the ligD gene encoding DNA ligase D: MNDNDRLTTYRSKRSADRSPEPVGTVSAVPGSLFVVHKHAARQLHFDLRLEMDGVLRSWAVPKGPSYDQADKRYAVMVEDHPLEYGDFEGTIPPGNYGAGGVIVWDRGEWVALEDWRTGLEKGKLLFELRGYKLHGKWTLVKIKKTERDWLLIKERDAWLKSPGDVFPEESVLSGLTVDEVKAGVVPGDSLRKAIEKSGAVRSRVDPNTVEAMHAEPADEAFTRDGWVFELKLDGYRLIAAKSGGDALLITRNGNDYTRVFPEIARAVRALPVEECIIDGEVVVSDEKGLPSFAMLQRRGGLTSPIDVKRASVELPATFYAFDLLAYEDLDLRELPLLERKRFLSDVVPKLGALRALDHVEREGAAFMKSVTELGLEGIIAKKADGHYRRGRSGEWLKIKAEKTADFVIVGFTEARRSRAHFGALQLADYVDGTLVYAGRAGTGFNESKLAELHKLLAPIVRPDAPCLGMVARPGVSPLKSSGIPQTKTTTWVDPAYVCEVRFREWTPDGLLRHPAFLRLRDDKRPHECERQGWVVPAASASLALHDKADDREVSAPSHNSLPPPPADEIQKTANISNPGKVYWPAERYTKGEMIEYYRAVSPWLLPYLRNRPVVLTRFPDGIDGKSFYQKDAPDSAPEWMRTVPIWSEDTQRDIRYFVADDEESILYLANSGSIPLHIWGSRVGSLELPDWCVMDLDPKDASFADVIRCALVLRRICEAAGLPSYVKTTGKSGLHVMLPLGRQFTYEQCRTLGELLARLMLRELGDIATITRHITKRGDKVYLDYLQNRHGQLIVAPFSVRPVPGASVSMPLLWDEVDQSLDPRAFTIRTAIERMERLGDDPVVPVLEAKPDLAQVLERLSVLFAGTQSPDEPERLQ; this comes from the coding sequence ATGAATGACAACGACCGGCTGACTACTTATCGCTCGAAGCGGTCGGCCGACCGTTCCCCCGAGCCCGTCGGCACCGTCTCAGCCGTGCCCGGAAGCCTGTTCGTGGTTCACAAGCATGCAGCGCGCCAGCTCCATTTCGACCTGAGACTGGAGATGGATGGGGTGCTGCGCTCATGGGCAGTGCCGAAGGGCCCCTCATATGACCAGGCGGACAAGCGGTACGCGGTGATGGTCGAGGATCACCCTCTGGAGTACGGTGACTTCGAAGGAACCATCCCTCCCGGGAATTACGGTGCCGGCGGGGTGATTGTATGGGACCGCGGGGAGTGGGTAGCGCTGGAGGACTGGAGGACCGGGCTCGAGAAGGGGAAGCTTCTGTTCGAGCTGAGGGGTTACAAGCTCCACGGAAAGTGGACCTTGGTAAAAATCAAGAAGACCGAGAGGGACTGGCTGCTCATCAAGGAGCGCGACGCCTGGCTGAAATCGCCGGGCGATGTCTTTCCCGAGGAATCTGTCCTGTCGGGGCTTACCGTGGACGAGGTCAAGGCCGGTGTCGTCCCGGGCGATTCGCTTCGCAAGGCAATCGAAAAAAGCGGTGCGGTGAGGTCACGTGTGGATCCAAACACAGTCGAAGCGATGCACGCCGAGCCAGCGGATGAGGCGTTCACACGCGACGGCTGGGTGTTCGAGTTGAAGCTGGATGGGTACCGGCTTATCGCGGCGAAGTCGGGCGGTGATGCTTTGCTTATCACGCGGAACGGCAACGACTACACCAGAGTCTTTCCCGAAATCGCACGCGCAGTAAGGGCTCTTCCAGTCGAGGAATGCATCATCGATGGCGAGGTGGTCGTGTCCGATGAGAAGGGGCTGCCGAGTTTCGCGATGCTTCAGCGTCGGGGCGGGTTGACGTCGCCGATAGATGTCAAACGCGCTTCGGTCGAATTGCCGGCGACCTTTTATGCGTTCGATCTTCTGGCGTACGAGGATCTCGATCTGCGGGAGCTGCCGCTCCTCGAGCGGAAGCGGTTTCTGTCAGATGTCGTTCCGAAGCTCGGTGCGTTGCGCGCGCTCGATCACGTCGAGCGCGAGGGCGCAGCATTCATGAAGAGCGTCACCGAGCTTGGTCTCGAGGGCATCATTGCCAAAAAAGCCGACGGTCATTATCGCAGGGGAAGATCGGGCGAGTGGCTCAAGATCAAGGCGGAGAAGACAGCTGATTTCGTTATCGTGGGTTTTACGGAGGCGAGGCGAAGTCGTGCGCATTTCGGCGCGCTTCAGCTTGCCGATTACGTCGACGGAACCCTGGTCTATGCCGGACGCGCAGGCACTGGCTTCAACGAGTCCAAGCTGGCGGAGTTGCACAAACTTCTCGCGCCAATCGTGCGGCCCGATGCTCCATGTCTGGGAATGGTGGCGAGGCCTGGAGTATCGCCTCTCAAGAGCTCAGGCATTCCGCAAACGAAGACCACAACGTGGGTCGATCCCGCGTACGTATGCGAGGTACGGTTTCGCGAATGGACGCCCGATGGATTGTTGAGGCATCCCGCGTTTCTGCGGCTGAGGGATGACAAGCGGCCACATGAGTGCGAGCGGCAGGGGTGGGTTGTTCCTGCTGCCAGTGCGTCGCTCGCGTTGCATGATAAGGCTGATGATCGCGAAGTGTCTGCCCCTTCGCACAACTCGCTGCCGCCTCCACCTGCAGATGAGATTCAGAAGACGGCCAACATCTCCAACCCCGGGAAGGTCTACTGGCCTGCGGAGCGTTACACGAAGGGCGAGATGATCGAATACTACCGAGCAGTGTCACCTTGGCTCCTCCCGTATCTCAGGAACCGGCCAGTTGTGTTGACGCGGTTCCCGGACGGAATCGACGGGAAGTCATTCTATCAGAAGGACGCGCCCGATTCTGCGCCGGAATGGATGCGAACCGTTCCAATCTGGAGCGAGGACACGCAGCGTGACATTCGCTACTTCGTGGCTGACGACGAGGAGTCAATCCTCTATCTCGCCAACAGCGGCTCGATCCCGCTGCATATCTGGGGAAGCAGGGTAGGATCGCTCGAACTGCCAGACTGGTGCGTAATGGACCTCGATCCCAAGGACGCTTCGTTCGCAGATGTGATCCGGTGCGCGCTGGTGCTGCGGCGGATCTGCGAAGCAGCGGGATTGCCCAGTTACGTAAAGACGACCGGCAAGAGCGGACTGCACGTCATGCTGCCGCTCGGCAGGCAGTTCACCTACGAGCAGTGCCGTACACTGGGCGAGCTGCTTGCTCGCCTCATGCTAAGGGAACTCGGCGACATCGCGACAATCACACGGCACATCACGAAACGGGGAGACAAAGTCTATCTCGACTATCTGCAGAACCGGCATGGGCAGCTGATCGTCGCGCCGTTCAGCGTGCGGCCAGTGCCGGGCGCGTCAGTGTCGATGCCGCTATTGTGGGACGAGGTCGATCAATCGCTCGATCCGCGGGCGTTCACGATCAGGACTGCAATCGAGCGGATGGAACGGCTTGGCGATGATCCTGTGGTTCCGGTGCTCGAAGCGAAGCCCGATCTGGCGCAGGTTCTCGAACGGCTGTCGGTTCTTTTTGCGGGAACTCAAAGCCCGGATGAGCCCGAACGGCTTCAATGA
- a CDS encoding amidohydrolase family protein — MLKTSLFFLLSILFVPPAIAQQDTARRDVSNRTSARPDAAVRPNRDLPLEAARTLSLDTDEGSWMSLDVSPDGRTIVFDLLGDLYTIPIAGGSATQLTSGMAFDAQPRFSPDGKLIVYTSDRDGGDNVWAFDVASRREKQITKGKANRYRSPEWTPDGRYVVVSRSATPIGASKLWLFHADGGGGTQLIKDAQPLLAGANPIGAMGAAFGKDERFIWYAQRSGAWEYNAGLPQFVIATFDRQNGRRENRAGLYGSAFRPALSPDGKYLVYGSRYEAETGLRIRDLGTSEERWLAYPVQHDEQESVASLDVLPGYSFTPDSRAVVVSYGGKIWRVPVDGKAATQIPFRVVSRIGIGPNVAFDYRVEDTPDFLVRQIRDAVPSPDGKRLAFVATDRLYVMDYPGGKPRQLINLEGNEAQPAWSPDGKSIAFVTWTKTGGRLYRIPAAGGRATDLVGADALYLQPAWSRDGRRVVFLRSSAQAVRESGGFGGPAELLWVPGSGGKATFITTGAGRTAPHFGPDSSRIFVYSQGDGLISFRWDGSDQRTHLKVTGAKFPEPAPGGPTAAAASLVRISPMGDQALVHVANDLYIVPVPFAGDAPSIGLADVASAEFPARRLTDVGGQFPAWSRDGRLVHWSIGNSHFVYDLTRARQFDDSLAEVKRLRGDTTASPPRPAPQPQANDSSGRAGDTTPPVAAGPAANPAGYQPRETQISIRAKRDIPQGTVLLKGGRVITLKGTEVIERGDVLVRDNRIVSVGRAGSLTVPAGTREIDVSGKTVMPGFVDTHAHLRVSQGVHLQPWSYLANLAYGVTTTRDPQTGTTDVLTYEDAVTAGTAIGPRIYHTGPGLFSSGYQPSAGEDIKDLEHARRIMRRYSKYYDTKTLKMYIAGNRQQRQWIIQAAREQRIMPTTEGALDFRYDLTLAIDGYSGLEHALPAYPLYKDVVSLFAASGTAYTPTLIVAYNGPWGENYYYTTENVYGDPKLRRFTPYEVLAPATRRRVRSRFGGGNDGGWFAKDEYSFPEQAKVANAIVKAGGRVGVGSHGQLQGLGYHWELWMLQSGGMSAFDALRCATILGAEAIGLQRDLGSIEAGKLADILVLDANPLDNIRNSNTLRYVMKNGRLHDATSLDEIWPRQRVMIPIQGTAATPVTQAGIR; from the coding sequence ATGCTGAAGACTTCCTTGTTCTTCCTGCTGTCGATTCTTTTTGTGCCGCCGGCCATCGCCCAACAGGACACCGCACGCAGAGACGTTTCAAATCGCACTTCGGCCCGACCCGATGCCGCTGTCCGCCCGAACCGCGATCTCCCGCTCGAGGCGGCACGCACGCTGTCGCTCGACACCGACGAGGGATCGTGGATGTCACTCGACGTCTCTCCCGACGGCCGAACAATCGTCTTCGACCTCCTCGGCGATCTGTACACCATTCCGATCGCGGGCGGCAGCGCTACGCAACTGACGAGCGGAATGGCATTCGATGCGCAGCCGCGTTTCAGTCCCGACGGCAAATTGATTGTGTACACATCCGACAGGGACGGCGGCGACAACGTATGGGCTTTCGACGTAGCCAGCCGGCGCGAGAAACAGATCACCAAGGGAAAGGCAAACCGGTACCGCTCTCCGGAATGGACGCCGGACGGCAGGTACGTCGTCGTGTCCCGCTCCGCTACTCCTATCGGAGCATCGAAGCTCTGGCTTTTTCATGCTGATGGTGGTGGAGGTACTCAGCTGATCAAGGATGCGCAGCCTCTGCTCGCTGGAGCGAACCCGATTGGAGCGATGGGAGCGGCCTTTGGGAAAGACGAGCGGTTCATCTGGTACGCTCAACGCAGCGGCGCGTGGGAATACAACGCGGGGCTTCCTCAGTTTGTCATCGCGACGTTCGACCGGCAGAACGGCCGGCGTGAAAACCGCGCTGGGCTCTACGGCTCAGCGTTTCGGCCAGCTCTTTCACCCGACGGCAAATATCTGGTCTATGGCTCCCGGTACGAGGCAGAAACAGGACTGCGCATTCGCGATCTCGGGACAAGCGAAGAACGGTGGCTCGCGTATCCGGTGCAGCACGATGAGCAGGAATCAGTCGCCTCGCTGGATGTGCTGCCGGGCTATTCCTTCACTCCTGATTCCCGCGCCGTCGTAGTCTCGTACGGTGGCAAAATCTGGCGTGTTCCGGTTGATGGAAAGGCTGCAACACAAATTCCCTTCCGCGTCGTATCGCGAATCGGGATTGGGCCGAACGTAGCGTTCGATTACAGAGTCGAAGACACTCCGGATTTTCTCGTGCGGCAGATACGGGATGCCGTACCGTCGCCCGATGGAAAACGGCTCGCCTTTGTTGCCACCGACAGGTTGTATGTCATGGACTACCCGGGCGGCAAACCCCGGCAGCTGATAAACCTCGAGGGGAACGAGGCGCAGCCGGCATGGTCGCCCGACGGCAAGTCGATTGCGTTCGTCACATGGACGAAAACGGGAGGCCGACTCTACAGAATACCTGCGGCCGGTGGACGCGCGACAGACCTCGTTGGAGCGGACGCGTTGTACCTGCAACCCGCTTGGTCGCGAGACGGGCGCAGAGTCGTATTTCTGCGCAGCTCCGCGCAGGCTGTACGTGAATCGGGTGGATTCGGCGGACCGGCCGAGCTTCTGTGGGTGCCGGGCTCGGGGGGGAAGGCGACCTTCATCACGACAGGGGCGGGGCGCACGGCTCCCCACTTCGGCCCGGATTCCTCCCGCATCTTCGTCTACAGCCAGGGCGATGGCCTCATATCGTTTCGGTGGGATGGGAGCGATCAACGCACGCATCTAAAAGTCACCGGAGCAAAATTCCCCGAGCCTGCACCAGGCGGGCCGACGGCAGCGGCAGCGAGTCTCGTGCGCATTTCTCCAATGGGAGACCAGGCGCTCGTGCACGTGGCCAACGACCTGTATATCGTGCCGGTGCCCTTCGCGGGAGACGCACCAAGTATCGGTCTGGCCGACGTCGCATCGGCGGAATTTCCGGCGCGGCGGCTGACCGATGTCGGAGGGCAGTTCCCGGCCTGGAGCAGGGACGGGCGGCTTGTGCACTGGTCGATCGGCAATTCTCACTTTGTGTACGATCTGACGCGTGCCCGTCAGTTCGACGACTCGCTTGCAGAGGTGAAGCGCCTGCGCGGGGACACCACAGCTTCTCCTCCGCGGCCCGCACCTCAGCCACAGGCGAATGACAGCAGCGGTCGGGCTGGCGACACGACACCTCCCGTAGCCGCAGGTCCGGCTGCGAATCCCGCTGGATACCAGCCTCGTGAAACGCAGATATCCATCCGCGCGAAACGCGATATACCGCAAGGCACTGTTTTGTTGAAGGGCGGGCGCGTGATAACGCTCAAGGGAACCGAAGTGATCGAGCGGGGCGATGTGCTTGTTCGCGATAACCGCATCGTTTCAGTAGGGCGGGCAGGTTCGCTTACCGTACCGGCAGGAACGCGCGAAATAGACGTGAGCGGAAAGACGGTGATGCCGGGTTTCGTCGACACACACGCACATCTCCGCGTGAGTCAGGGCGTTCATCTCCAGCCGTGGTCTTATCTCGCGAATCTGGCCTATGGGGTGACGACGACGCGCGATCCGCAGACGGGAACGACGGACGTCCTGACGTACGAGGATGCAGTAACGGCGGGCACCGCCATTGGCCCGCGTATCTACCACACGGGGCCGGGCCTTTTCAGCAGTGGTTACCAGCCCTCGGCCGGCGAGGACATCAAGGATCTGGAGCATGCGCGGCGGATCATGCGCCGGTACAGCAAGTACTACGACACCAAGACTCTCAAGATGTACATCGCCGGGAACCGGCAGCAGCGCCAGTGGATCATTCAGGCCGCGCGCGAGCAGCGAATAATGCCGACCACTGAAGGTGCACTTGACTTCCGTTACGATCTGACACTGGCGATCGACGGATACTCCGGATTGGAGCACGCGTTGCCCGCGTATCCGTTGTACAAGGATGTCGTGAGCCTGTTCGCCGCCAGTGGGACCGCGTACACTCCCACGCTCATCGTGGCGTACAACGGGCCCTGGGGCGAGAATTATTACTACACGACCGAGAATGTTTACGGCGACCCGAAGCTGCGCCGGTTTACGCCTTATGAAGTTCTCGCTCCAGCGACGCGTCGGCGGGTGCGCAGCCGGTTCGGTGGAGGCAACGACGGCGGCTGGTTCGCGAAGGACGAGTACTCATTTCCGGAGCAGGCAAAGGTGGCCAACGCAATCGTAAAGGCGGGTGGACGGGTGGGTGTCGGCAGTCACGGTCAGCTTCAGGGGCTGGGCTATCACTGGGAACTGTGGATGCTGCAGTCCGGTGGAATGTCCGCCTTCGATGCTCTGCGCTGCGCAACGATTCTTGGCGCGGAAGCAATCGGGCTTCAGCGGGATCTCGGTTCGATCGAAGCAGGAAAACTCGCGGACATTCTGGTGCTCGACGCCAACCCGCTCGACAATATCAGGAATTCAAATACGCTCAGGTACGTGATGAAGAACGGGCGTCTTCATGATGCAACATCACTGGATGAGATCTGGCCGCGGCAGCGGGTGATGATTCCGATTCAGGGAACCGCGGCCACGCCGGTGACGCAAGCGGGGATCAGATAG
- a CDS encoding response regulator: MNSKPFVENIETYAQDIVDTVREPLLMLDTNLRVQSANRAFYETFQVSPNETENQLIYQLGNGQWDIPALRTLLEDVIPTSSVFNDFELEHTFPVIGRRVMLLNGRKLRAGSHSAIIVLAMEDVTARRQSEADLRAIETYAQDIVDTVREPLLILDETLRVQSGNRAFYHTFKVSPEETENRQIYELGNGQWDIPALRTLLEDIVPTSSVFNDFELEHDFPDLGRRVMLLNARRLQAGHHGELLVLAMEDVTERRRAEEEVAKAKEASELANRTKSLFLANMSHELRTPLNAIVGYSEMLQEEATEQDLDSFGADLGKINASGRHLLALINDILDLSKIEAGKMDLYLESFDLNELIDDVASTVQPMVQKNSNTLHIERAVDLGGMHADQIKVRQTLYNLLSNAAKFTRDGSITLNAERLNMNGMEWIVFRVTDTGIGLSSDKVVRLFQDFTQADASTTRRFGGTGLGLALTRRFCQMMGGDVTVRSEPGEGSTFTIQIPATVREPRTDRSGDSGEGSPALVMGRDRTSDPLPAPGTCVLVIDDDPSQRDLMRRFLSKEGFFVRCADNGEEGLRLARQLMPIAITLDVMMPEMDGWAVLEELKNDPRLHEIPVIMLTMVDDPERGLALGAADYLTKPVDRRRLSKVLERYSCPRPPCPILVVDDDPANRASMRKLLEKQGWRVTEAENGEMGLAAMEKERPSLIFLDLMMPVMDGFTFADRVRAHPEWRSIPIVVVTARDLTGEERRRLSGFVETVLNKTGSSKEGLLQQVRDTLDNLVPQRS; this comes from the coding sequence ATGAATTCAAAGCCGTTCGTCGAAAACATCGAAACTTATGCGCAGGACATCGTGGATACGGTGCGCGAGCCGCTGCTCATGCTCGACACCAACCTCCGCGTCCAGAGCGCCAACCGCGCGTTCTACGAAACCTTTCAGGTCTCGCCGAATGAAACCGAAAACCAGCTCATCTACCAGCTGGGTAATGGCCAGTGGGACATCCCTGCCCTGAGGACGCTTCTCGAGGACGTCATCCCCACCAGCTCGGTTTTCAACGACTTCGAGTTGGAGCACACCTTCCCGGTGATCGGGCGCCGAGTGATGCTGCTTAATGGCAGAAAGCTTCGCGCCGGCAGCCATTCGGCGATCATCGTGCTCGCCATGGAGGACGTGACGGCGAGGCGGCAATCGGAAGCTGATCTCAGAGCAATTGAGACATATGCGCAGGACATCGTGGACACCGTGCGTGAGCCACTGCTGATTCTCGACGAGACGTTGCGCGTGCAATCCGGTAACCGCGCCTTCTACCATACGTTCAAGGTGTCGCCGGAGGAAACGGAAAACCGCCAGATCTACGAGCTGGGCAATGGTCAGTGGGACATCCCGGCACTGCGTACTCTTCTCGAGGATATCGTTCCAACGAGCTCGGTGTTCAACGACTTCGAGCTCGAGCATGACTTTCCGGATCTTGGCCGAAGGGTCATGCTGCTGAACGCGCGAAGATTGCAAGCCGGCCACCATGGCGAGCTGCTGGTGCTCGCCATGGAAGACGTAACGGAACGACGGCGTGCGGAAGAAGAAGTCGCAAAAGCCAAGGAAGCATCAGAGCTCGCCAACAGGACGAAGAGCCTGTTTCTCGCCAACATGAGTCACGAGCTGCGGACGCCACTCAACGCAATCGTCGGGTACTCCGAGATGCTCCAGGAGGAAGCAACCGAGCAGGACCTCGATTCGTTCGGCGCTGACCTCGGGAAAATCAACGCCTCTGGCAGACATCTGCTCGCTCTCATCAATGACATTCTGGATCTGTCAAAAATCGAAGCGGGCAAGATGGACCTTTACCTCGAGAGTTTCGATCTGAACGAGTTGATCGACGACGTCGCCTCGACGGTCCAGCCGATGGTGCAGAAGAATTCCAACACGCTGCATATCGAGCGTGCCGTGGACCTCGGCGGAATGCATGCGGATCAGATAAAAGTGCGACAGACGTTGTACAATCTTTTGTCGAATGCCGCCAAGTTTACCCGGGATGGGTCGATAACACTCAACGCCGAACGGCTGAACATGAACGGCATGGAGTGGATCGTGTTTCGTGTGACCGACACGGGCATCGGACTCAGTTCCGACAAGGTCGTCAGGCTGTTCCAGGATTTCACACAGGCGGATGCCTCGACGACCCGCAGATTCGGAGGAACGGGTCTGGGTCTGGCACTCACCCGGCGATTCTGCCAGATGATGGGCGGCGACGTGACTGTGCGCAGCGAGCCCGGCGAGGGCAGCACGTTTACAATCCAGATTCCCGCGACTGTCCGCGAACCGAGGACTGACCGTAGCGGTGACTCCGGGGAGGGATCGCCAGCCCTTGTAATGGGGCGCGATCGCACTTCAGATCCGTTGCCGGCACCGGGTACGTGCGTACTCGTCATCGATGATGACCCGTCACAGCGTGACCTGATGCGGCGCTTCCTGAGCAAGGAAGGTTTTTTCGTTCGGTGTGCTGACAATGGTGAGGAGGGGTTGCGGCTTGCGCGACAGCTGATGCCCATCGCCATCACGCTGGATGTCATGATGCCCGAGATGGATGGGTGGGCCGTTCTTGAGGAGCTCAAGAACGATCCTCGTTTGCACGAAATTCCTGTGATCATGCTGACCATGGTCGATGATCCGGAGCGAGGCCTGGCGCTCGGCGCCGCCGATTACCTTACCAAGCCAGTGGACCGACGGCGGCTGTCCAAGGTTCTCGAGCGCTACTCCTGTCCAAGACCTCCATGCCCGATTCTAGTCGTGGACGACGATCCGGCCAATCGCGCTTCGATGCGCAAATTGCTGGAGAAGCAAGGTTGGCGGGTGACAGAAGCCGAGAACGGCGAAATGGGCCTGGCAGCCATGGAAAAAGAAAGGCCCAGTCTGATCTTTCTGGATTTGATGATGCCAGTGATGGATGGCTTTACATTTGCCGACAGAGTTCGCGCCCATCCAGAGTGGCGCTCCATTCCCATCGTGGTGGTCACGGCCCGTGACCTCACAGGCGAGGAACGAAGGCGTCTCAGCGGATTCGTGGAAACCGTTCTCAACAAGACGGGCTCTTCCAAAGAGGGGCTGCTCCAGCAGGTGCGGGACACGCTGGACAATCTGGTCCCGCAGCGATCGTAG